The DNA window CGTGCCGTCCTTTTTAAAGGCGGGCCTGAGCCTTTCCATCTTTTCCATGGAGGTTTCCATAGGCCGCTCATCCACGTCCACCACGGTCTCGCCCTTCCGGGTCCGGATGGACACCGGCGCGATCTCGCCGGCGAAGGTTCCGTCCTTGATGGCGGCCATGGCCCGGGAATGGCTCAAAAGACTCAGCTCATCCTGCTCGCGCCGGGTGATGCCATACATCTCGGCGATGTTTTCAGCCGTGTGGCCCATGTGATAGCCGTAGAATATCTCGTACAGGCCGTCAAAGACCATGAGGTCGTAAATGTCGCCGGTTCCGGTCAGCTCCATCCGGTGTCCCCACCGGGCCTTGGGCAGGGCCATGGGCGCGGAACTCATGCTCTCCTGCCCCCCGGCCATGACCACGTCGGCCTGCCCGGTCATGATGGACTGGGCCGCCAGGGCGATGGCCTTCAGGCCGGAGCCGCACACCTTGTTGAGGGTGAAGGCCGGCGTCTCCTTGGGAATCCCGGCCCGGATCATGGCCTGGCGCCCCGGGTTCTGCCCCTGGGCCGCCTGAAGCACATTGCCGATGATCACTTCGTCGATGGACACCGGCGGAAGGGAGTCGTCCCAGTCATACGCCTTTTTTTCGATCTCCGTCAGTCCCTTGTCCTTGAGTCCGTCGGGCGCGAATTCGGACGTCCGGGGGTCGGACGCCGGGCGCAGCCCGATTTTTTTCAACGTCTCTTTCATGGCCAGGGCGCCGAGGTCCGCGGCGGGAACGCTTTTCAGGCCTCCGCCGAACGCGCCGATGGCGGTTCTTGCTCCGCTTACGATGACTGCTTGTTTGATTTTAGGGCCTCCTTGGTTTTATGATTGTTTTTTCCGTCAAAACCTGAACCTGTCCCGGGACGGCGGGTCATCACCCACCGGTCCTCCACATCCCGGTAATAACCGGGGACGAATCGCTTTTCCAGGAAACC is part of the Candidatus Desulfarcum epimagneticum genome and encodes:
- the atoB gene encoding acetyl-CoA acetyltransferase (Evidence 2a : Function from experimental evidences in other organisms; Product type c : carrier) gives rise to the protein MKETLKKIGLRPASDPRTSEFAPDGLKDKGLTEIEKKAYDWDDSLPPVSIDEVIIGNVLQAAQGQNPGRQAMIRAGIPKETPAFTLNKVCGSGLKAIALAAQSIMTGQADVVMAGGQESMSSAPMALPKARWGHRMELTGTGDIYDLMVFDGLYEIFYGYHMGHTAENIAEMYGITRREQDELSLLSHSRAMAAIKDGTFAGEIAPVSIRTRKGETVVDVDERPMETSMEKMERLRPAFKKDGTVTAGNASGINDGAAAVLLMSAEKAEELGLSPLVRIRSFASGGLDPAYMGLGPVPAVRKALKTAGMEIGDLDMIELNEAFASQAIACMRDLKIPVDFANPLGSGVSMGHPIGCTGARQMVTGMYEMARKGHSTGLVSMCIGGGMGMAMVIEK